Genomic segment of Gloeocapsa sp. PCC 7428:
GCAGTTTAGTCTTATAAAGACTCATAGTATTACAAACAACAGTCATACCTGCGATAACAACAAGGGCAAGAGTTGCTAACTCAAAAATTAAAAATCCGATGTCGCAATTGATATCACAGCCGCAAAAACCCGCCCAAGCGCCTGAATCCCCAGCGAAAGTACGTCGTAAAGCCAATCCGCGTTTGTTGATTCCGATTGGGTTAATCCTTGTCGGTGCCGTTGGTTTTTCAATTTGGTACTTTTCATCGCGTCCGAGAACCGATGCATTACAGCTAAGCGGTCGAATTGAAGGTTATCCAACAAATTTAGGGGCTAAAGTAGGTGGTCGAATTGAGTTTGTGACGGTACGAGAAGGCGATCGCGTTCGTAAAAACGAAACGATTGTGGGGCTTGATGATGCAGAAATTCAAGCACAATTGCAAGGCGCAAATGCACGTTTAAGTGCTGCGCAGCAACAAGAACAACAAGCACGGTTGCAAATTGCCGTTGCCCAAAGCCAAATTGAAGAAGCACAGTTTAATTTACAACAATCGCAGGGAGACGCGAGAGGACGAATTGCGCAAGCAGAAGCAAACGTAGCCGCAGCCGAAGCACAGTTAAATCAAACACAAGCACAACTTATCGAAGCGCGATCGCAACTCGAACTCGCCCGCAAAGAACGCGATCGCTTTCAACAATTACTACAAGCAGGCGCGATTACTCAGCAGCAATTCGATCAAACGCAAGCAACCTTTCAAACCGCACAAGCAACACTTCAAAGCCGAGAAGCCGCAATTGATGCCGCACAAAAACAAGTGAGTGCCGCGCAAGGCGCATTAGTGCAAGCCCAAACGGCGAGTTTAAATCCGAATATTCGCAATACACAATTGAATGCTTTACGCAGACAACTTGATGTCGCGCGATCGCAACTTGCAGCAGCCCAAGCCGAAGTCAAAAATGCGCAAGCTTCCCGCCAACAAATTCAAGCACAAATCGCCGATCTCAACGTTGTCAGTCCCATAGATGGTGTCGTGTTAACTCGTAGCGTCGAACCTGGGGAAGTTGTGGCGACAGGTAGAACATTATTGACACTCATCGATCCCAACACTGTTTATCTACGGGGTTTCATTCCTGGAGGACAAATTGCCAATGTGCGTATCGGACAACGTGCGAATGTCTTTCTCGATTCTGCCCCCGATCGCCCGTTAGCGGCAAGAGTCACCGCAATTGATACGCAAGCGTCATTTACTCCAGAAAATATCTACTTCCGTGAAGATCGAGTACGACAAGTTTTTGGCGTCAAGCTGAGTATTGACGATCCGCAAGGATTTGCAAAGCCAGGAATGCCAGCTGATGGCGAAATTCTGACTCAATAAAAAAATTGCAACTTCAATGACAACTACAGATACAACAGCATTAACGACAGAATCGGTCATTCGAGTTGAAGGACTAGAGAAACGCTACGGTAAATTTGTCGCAGTTCGCGGAATTGATTTTACAGTACGTCAAGGAGAAATTTTTGGTTTAATTGGACCTGATGGCGCGGGAAAAACGACAACGTTTCACATCCTCGCTGGAGTGATGGAAGCGAGTGAAGGTCATGTGCAAGTATTAAGGCTACCTCCCCGCGATGCGCGGCTGAATATTGGTTATTTAACGCAGCAATTTTCGCTGTATCTTGACCTTAGCATTGATGAAAATCTCAGCTACAGTGCCGGTTTACGTAAAATTCCTTCAGATTTACTACAACAACGGCGAAATAAATATCTCAAATTGATGGGATTAGAACGCTTTGGCGATCGCCTCGCAGGACAACTTTCAGGAGGGATGAAGCAGAAATTAGCGCTGTGCTGTGCATTAGTATCGCAACCGCAAATTTTACTTTTAGATGAACCAACAACCGGTGTCGATCCGGTATCGCGGCGGGAATTTTGGGATGTTTTGGCAACGTTAGCCAATGAAGGAGTAACGATTGTTGTCGCAACGCCTTATCTCGATGAAGCTGAACGCTGTAACCGCATTGCGTTGATGTATGAAGGACAAATCCAGCAAATTGG
This window contains:
- a CDS encoding HlyD family secretion protein is translated as MSQLISQPQKPAQAPESPAKVRRKANPRLLIPIGLILVGAVGFSIWYFSSRPRTDALQLSGRIEGYPTNLGAKVGGRIEFVTVREGDRVRKNETIVGLDDAEIQAQLQGANARLSAAQQQEQQARLQIAVAQSQIEEAQFNLQQSQGDARGRIAQAEANVAAAEAQLNQTQAQLIEARSQLELARKERDRFQQLLQAGAITQQQFDQTQATFQTAQATLQSREAAIDAAQKQVSAAQGALVQAQTASLNPNIRNTQLNALRRQLDVARSQLAAAQAEVKNAQASRQQIQAQIADLNVVSPIDGVVLTRSVEPGEVVATGRTLLTLIDPNTVYLRGFIPGGQIANVRIGQRANVFLDSAPDRPLAARVTAIDTQASFTPENIYFREDRVRQVFGVKLSIDDPQGFAKPGMPADGEILTQ